A window of Desulfovibrio legallii contains these coding sequences:
- a CDS encoding C-GCAxxG-C-C family (seleno)protein — MTAHDRVAALVRHYYWDRDMNCARTTLRCLESLTGQKVHPQLYQAVVGCHGAGGTGGQCGLVEGGLLFLGIYGAALGLSEDATVDACAAYARQFAERFGSLGCSDLRPDGFHKQDPPHVCEILSVDAICFLHNYVRGLTGQPPVE; from the coding sequence ATGACCGCACACGACCGCGTGGCCGCATTGGTGCGCCACTACTACTGGGACAGGGATATGAACTGCGCGCGCACTACCCTGCGCTGCCTGGAGAGCCTGACAGGCCAGAAGGTGCATCCCCAGCTCTATCAGGCCGTGGTTGGCTGCCACGGAGCCGGCGGTACCGGCGGGCAGTGCGGCCTGGTGGAAGGCGGCCTGCTGTTTCTGGGCATCTACGGCGCGGCCCTGGGCTTGAGCGAGGACGCCACCGTGGACGCTTGCGCCGCCTATGCCCGCCAATTCGCCGAGCGTTTCGGCAGCCTGGGCTGCAGCGACCTGCGGCCCGACGGCTTCCACAAGCAGGATCCGCCCCATGTATGTGAAATCCTCAGCGTGGACGCCATCTGCTTTCTGCACAACTATGTGCGGGGGCTCACGGGCCAGCCGCCTGTGGAATAA
- the mtnA gene encoding S-methyl-5-thioribose-1-phosphate isomerase, producing MEAHISFDPALPALRLLDQRLLPEQEAYILCRTPEDVIEALRSMAVRGAPAIGVAAAWGCALALHGLAPGADWPDRLDAALENLAQARPTAVNLRWAVERMRARWRRLGKAANRETLHKAFMDEARRMQEEDVAACKALGRYGAALLKDGDTVLTHCNAGALATAGYGTALGVVRAAVAAGKRIRVIADETRPFLQGARLTAWELHEDNIPVAVACDNACALLMHKGLVQCVVVGADRIAANGDTANKIGTLGVALLARHFGIPFYVAAPLSTIDPATPHGDAIPIEERPAAEVTHMGARRLCPEGVPVYNFAFDVTPAACITGIITEQGVLRPPYGLSIWAACNDTRTNRACDAAAGAVSPAATDD from the coding sequence ATGGAAGCACACATCAGCTTTGACCCCGCTCTTCCGGCGTTGCGCCTGCTGGACCAGCGCCTGCTGCCGGAACAGGAGGCCTACATCCTCTGCCGCACGCCCGAAGACGTGATCGAGGCCCTGCGCAGCATGGCGGTGCGGGGCGCGCCGGCCATCGGCGTTGCCGCCGCCTGGGGCTGCGCGCTGGCCCTGCACGGGCTTGCGCCGGGCGCGGACTGGCCCGACCGCCTGGACGCAGCCCTGGAAAACCTGGCCCAGGCCCGGCCCACGGCCGTCAACCTGCGCTGGGCCGTGGAGCGCATGCGCGCCCGCTGGCGTCGGCTGGGCAAGGCCGCCAACCGGGAAACGCTGCATAAGGCCTTTATGGATGAGGCCAGACGCATGCAGGAAGAAGACGTGGCCGCCTGCAAGGCCCTGGGCCGCTACGGCGCGGCCCTGCTCAAGGATGGCGACACGGTGCTCACCCACTGCAATGCCGGGGCCCTGGCCACGGCGGGCTACGGCACGGCCCTGGGCGTGGTGCGCGCGGCGGTGGCGGCGGGCAAGCGCATCCGGGTCATCGCCGACGAAACGCGACCCTTTTTGCAGGGCGCGCGGCTCACCGCCTGGGAGCTGCACGAGGACAACATCCCCGTGGCCGTGGCCTGCGACAACGCCTGCGCCCTGCTCATGCACAAGGGGCTGGTGCAGTGCGTGGTAGTGGGCGCGGACCGCATAGCCGCCAACGGCGATACGGCCAATAAAATCGGCACCCTGGGCGTGGCCCTGCTGGCCCGGCACTTCGGCATCCCCTTCTATGTGGCCGCGCCCCTCTCCACTATAGATCCGGCCACGCCCCACGGCGACGCCATCCCCATTGAGGAGCGCCCGGCGGCGGAGGTGACCCATATGGGCGCAAGGCGCCTCTGCCCCGAAGGCGTGCCCGTGTACAATTTTGCCTTTGACGTGACCCCTGCCGCGTGCATTACGGGCATCATCACGGAACAAGGCGTGCTGCGGCCGCCCTACGGCCTTTCCATCTGGGCGGCCTGCAACGACACCCGCACAAACCGAGCCTGCGATGCGGCCGCAGGCGCAGTATCCCCCGCCGCAACGGACGACTGA
- a CDS encoding TIGR04326 family surface carbohydrate biosynthesis protein, with translation MELELVVAAVPAPRPQPCGRECCPEGGPERLVVHWEGWEAPEGEYSLPALLRRDLLHIRAEHAAWAYELGLLDAGGRSVQERLTGGAPLSLWWCSLLYERHPKMTPGLYEVYKLRALERFMDARGVTALRCSGGDARLRRVLEALCAAGDRSFAAAGPETDAAFAARPGLLRRCYAACPAPLRAAARYVHWWWTVRRLLPACPLPSAPAAGGAPRQTATIATYFPNVDMEAARQGRFRSRYWESLHEALNAAAQAEGGHFVRWLFIRFPAPQLSLRQCLELRDRFRQSGRDGCSFHYLEELLRPRDLVAAAWRYVRICLSSLLLERAVRPAFHLPGSRLNFWDYLGPYWAESFRGWRALERCLQLRACERYAAAAGPQRWTLFPLENCPWERMLTTAVHRAGNGPVVGAQHSTIRPTDFRYFDDPRAFTPPLAVMQPDQVRANGGSALAQWRDAGLPAARLDLAEALRYLYLVKDGTGTAAAAGAPPTTPTSQDATPRRLLAVTSFFADETDAHLRLLARALLGGLLEGWEVCVKPHPYLPVAERLQALLGARAAEVRVLEGPIGPLLAPGVLVWASNSTTAALEAVLKGLPVLVMLPTNDFDLCPLQDVPGLPRTGSLEDVKAALAAAAPLALPDGYLDLDPALPRWKHLLNLVRMP, from the coding sequence ATGGAACTGGAACTGGTGGTGGCGGCGGTGCCCGCGCCCCGTCCGCAACCCTGCGGACGGGAATGCTGCCCGGAGGGCGGGCCGGAACGCCTGGTGGTTCATTGGGAAGGCTGGGAGGCCCCGGAGGGCGAATACTCCCTGCCTGCCCTGCTCCGCCGGGATCTCCTCCACATCCGCGCGGAACACGCGGCCTGGGCCTACGAGCTGGGCCTGCTGGACGCGGGCGGACGCAGCGTGCAGGAGCGTCTGACCGGCGGGGCCCCCCTTTCCCTGTGGTGGTGCTCCCTGCTCTATGAACGTCACCCCAAGATGACGCCTGGCCTCTATGAAGTGTACAAACTGCGAGCCCTGGAGCGTTTTATGGACGCCAGGGGCGTGACGGCCCTGCGCTGCAGCGGGGGGGACGCGCGCCTGCGCCGCGTGCTGGAAGCCCTCTGCGCCGCCGGCGACCGCAGCTTTGCCGCCGCGGGCCCGGAAACGGACGCGGCCTTCGCGGCGCGGCCGGGCCTGCTGCGCCGTTGCTATGCGGCCTGCCCGGCCCCCCTGCGCGCCGCGGCCCGCTATGTTCACTGGTGGTGGACCGTGCGCCGGCTGCTGCCCGCCTGCCCCCTGCCGTCCGCGCCCGCCGCAGGCGGCGCGCCCCGGCAGACGGCCACCATCGCCACCTACTTCCCCAATGTGGATATGGAGGCGGCCCGCCAGGGGCGCTTCCGCTCCCGCTACTGGGAGAGCCTGCACGAGGCCCTCAACGCCGCGGCGCAGGCCGAGGGCGGGCACTTTGTGCGCTGGCTGTTCATCCGCTTTCCCGCGCCGCAGCTCAGCCTGCGGCAGTGCCTGGAGCTGCGCGACCGCTTCCGCCAGAGCGGCAGGGACGGCTGCAGCTTCCACTACCTGGAGGAGCTGCTGCGGCCCCGCGACCTGGTCGCGGCGGCCTGGCGCTACGTCCGCATCTGCCTTTCTAGTCTGCTTCTGGAGCGCGCCGTGCGCCCGGCCTTCCACCTTCCGGGTTCGCGCCTGAATTTCTGGGACTATCTGGGGCCCTACTGGGCGGAATCCTTCCGGGGCTGGCGCGCCCTGGAGCGCTGCCTGCAGCTGCGGGCCTGCGAGCGCTACGCCGCGGCCGCCGGGCCGCAACGCTGGACGCTCTTCCCCCTGGAGAACTGCCCCTGGGAACGGATGCTCACCACAGCCGTGCACCGCGCGGGCAACGGCCCGGTGGTGGGGGCCCAGCACTCCACCATCCGGCCCACGGATTTCCGCTATTTTGACGATCCGCGCGCCTTCACGCCGCCCCTGGCCGTCATGCAGCCCGACCAGGTGCGCGCCAACGGCGGTTCCGCCCTGGCCCAGTGGCGGGACGCGGGCCTGCCCGCCGCCCGGCTGGACCTGGCGGAAGCCCTGCGCTATCTTTATCTGGTCAAGGACGGCACGGGCACGGCTGCCGCGGCAGGCGCGCCCCCTACCACTCCGACGAGCCAGGACGCGACGCCCCGGCGGCTTCTGGCGGTGACGAGCTTTTTTGCCGACGAGACGGACGCCCACCTGCGCCTGCTGGCCCGCGCCCTGCTGGGCGGGCTGCTGGAGGGCTGGGAGGTCTGCGTCAAGCCGCACCCCTATCTGCCCGTGGCCGAACGCCTGCAAGCCCTGCTGGGCGCACGCGCGGCCGAGGTGCGGGTGCTGGAAGGCCCCATCGGCCCGCTGCTCGCGCCGGGCGTGCTGGTCTGGGCCAGCAACTCCACCACCGCAGCCCTGGAGGCGGTCCTCAAGGGTCTGCCTGTCCTGGTTATGCTGCCGACCAATGATTTTGACCTCTGCCCCCTGCAAGATGTGCCCGGTCTGCCCCGCACGGGCAGCCTGGAGGACGTCAAGGCCGCACTGGCCGCCGCGGCCCCGCTTGCCCTGCCTGACGGCTATCTGGATCTGGACCCGGCCCTGCCGCGCTGGAAACACCTTCTCAACCTGGTGAGGATGCCATGA
- a CDS encoding aminotransferase class I/II-fold pyridoxal phosphate-dependent enzyme yields the protein MEEFSRIRRLPPYVFALVGDLKMRLRRQNVDIVDFSMGNPDIPTPAHIVDKLVEAAQKPVNHRYSLSRGIPNLRKAICDRYARNYGVQLDPDSEAIVTLGCKEGLAHLSLAMLEPGDVVLAPDPTYPIHKYASVIAGADVRSVPIGHGRDFFEDLETATRQAWPKPKVLFLCYPHNPTTEVTDLEFFQKVADFAKENNIWVVHDLAYADLVFDGYKAPSFLQAKGAKDVGVEFYSMSKSYSMPGWRVGFCVGNQHLIHALGRIKSYLDYGMFQPIQIAATVALNGPQDCVQHICDVYKERRDWLIEGLNRIGWETPSPRATMFAWAHIPEPFRKMGSVEFSKLLLQEAHVAVSPGLGFGSYGDEYVRFALIENDQRTRQAMSSMRRLLSGVGD from the coding sequence ATGGAAGAATTTTCGCGGATTCGCCGCCTGCCCCCCTATGTGTTTGCGCTGGTGGGCGACCTCAAAATGCGGCTCAGACGGCAGAATGTGGATATTGTGGACTTCAGCATGGGCAATCCGGATATCCCCACGCCGGCCCATATCGTGGACAAGCTCGTGGAGGCCGCCCAGAAGCCGGTCAACCACCGCTATTCCCTTTCCCGCGGTATCCCCAATCTGCGCAAAGCCATCTGCGATCGCTACGCCCGCAACTACGGCGTGCAGCTGGACCCGGACAGCGAGGCCATTGTCACCCTGGGCTGTAAGGAAGGCCTGGCCCACCTTTCCCTGGCCATGCTGGAGCCGGGCGACGTGGTGCTGGCCCCGGACCCCACCTACCCCATCCACAAATACGCCTCGGTCATTGCCGGGGCGGACGTGCGCAGCGTGCCCATCGGCCACGGCCGCGACTTTTTTGAGGATCTGGAGACCGCCACCCGTCAGGCCTGGCCCAAGCCCAAGGTGCTTTTTCTCTGCTACCCGCACAACCCCACCACGGAAGTGACCGACCTGGAATTTTTCCAGAAGGTGGCGGATTTTGCCAAAGAGAACAATATCTGGGTGGTGCACGACCTGGCCTATGCGGATCTGGTTTTTGACGGCTACAAGGCCCCCAGCTTTTTGCAGGCCAAGGGCGCCAAGGACGTGGGGGTGGAGTTTTACTCCATGTCCAAAAGCTATTCCATGCCCGGCTGGCGCGTGGGCTTCTGCGTGGGCAACCAGCACCTTATCCACGCCCTGGGGCGCATCAAGAGCTACCTTGATTACGGCATGTTCCAGCCCATTCAGATCGCCGCCACCGTGGCCCTCAACGGCCCGCAGGACTGCGTGCAGCACATTTGCGACGTCTACAAGGAGCGGCGCGACTGGCTTATCGAAGGTCTGAACCGCATCGGCTGGGAGACGCCCTCGCCCAGGGCCACCATGTTCGCCTGGGCGCACATCCCCGAACCCTTCCGCAAAATGGGCTCGGTGGAGTTTTCCAAGCTGCTCTTGCAGGAGGCCCATGTGGCCGTTTCGCCGGGCCTGGGCTTCGGGTCTTACGGCGACGAATATGTGCGTTTTGCCCTTATTGAAAACGACCAGCGCACCCGCCAGGCCATGAGCAGCATGCGGCGTCTGCTCTCCGGCGTGGGCGATTAA
- a CDS encoding homoserine dehydrogenase translates to MSKNSDKPLVAGLAGYGTVGGGLVRLLRENADLIRRRTGRDIVLKKVLVRDVAKARSVPLPPDAALVTDPRELTEDPEIDVLVELMGGIDHARALIDRALDQGKHIVTANKALLAEEGLALFQKADRKKRVLRYEASVAGAIPIVETLKESLAGNRVLSLMGILNGTSNYILSAMTSEGMEFGLALKQAQALGYAEADPTLDIDGHDAAHKLILLIRLAFGAHYPYTALSVRGIRGLSSLDIRLAREFGYRIKLIGQAREVPQAGAAAGEGPVRLEAGVFPALVYHKYLLARVGGVYNAVRVEGNASGPLFFHGRGAGDLPTAGAVLADLMAVAREERPNNTGFAGKDLPTAAIVPPEEWRSCYYVRVMVEDAPGVLRDLSGCMAAEGISLAQVIQKTDEGHGVPLVFMTHETTAKAMSDALQRTMDAGLLREPAVYFRVLGGA, encoded by the coding sequence ATGAGCAAGAACAGCGACAAACCCCTGGTGGCGGGGCTGGCCGGCTACGGCACCGTGGGCGGCGGCCTGGTGCGCCTGCTGCGCGAAAACGCGGACCTTATCCGCCGCCGTACGGGGCGCGACATTGTCCTCAAAAAAGTGCTGGTGCGCGACGTAGCCAAGGCGCGCAGCGTGCCCCTGCCGCCGGACGCCGCGCTCGTCACCGACCCGCGCGAGCTGACCGAAGACCCGGAAATCGACGTGCTGGTGGAGCTGATGGGCGGCATTGACCACGCCCGCGCCCTTATTGACCGCGCCCTGGACCAGGGCAAGCACATTGTCACGGCCAACAAGGCCCTGCTGGCCGAGGAGGGGCTGGCCCTCTTTCAGAAGGCCGACCGCAAAAAGCGCGTGCTGCGCTATGAGGCCAGCGTGGCCGGGGCCATCCCCATTGTGGAGACGCTCAAAGAGAGCCTTGCGGGCAACCGCGTGCTTTCGCTCATGGGCATTCTCAACGGCACCAGCAACTACATTCTCTCCGCCATGACCTCGGAGGGCATGGAGTTCGGCCTGGCCCTCAAGCAGGCTCAGGCGCTGGGCTACGCCGAGGCCGATCCCACCCTGGACATCGACGGCCACGACGCGGCCCACAAGCTCATTCTGCTCATTCGCCTGGCCTTCGGCGCGCACTACCCCTACACGGCCCTTTCCGTGCGGGGCATCCGCGGGCTTTCCAGCCTGGACATCCGCCTGGCGCGGGAGTTTGGCTACCGCATCAAGCTCATTGGCCAGGCGCGCGAGGTGCCCCAGGCCGGGGCCGCTGCGGGCGAGGGCCCGGTGCGCCTGGAGGCCGGGGTTTTCCCCGCCCTGGTCTACCACAAGTACCTGCTGGCCAGGGTGGGCGGCGTGTACAACGCCGTGCGGGTGGAGGGCAACGCCTCCGGCCCGCTCTTTTTCCACGGGCGCGGCGCGGGGGACCTGCCCACGGCCGGGGCCGTGCTGGCGGATCTTATGGCCGTGGCCCGGGAGGAGCGCCCCAACAACACGGGCTTCGCGGGCAAGGATCTGCCCACGGCCGCCATTGTGCCGCCGGAGGAGTGGCGCTCCTGCTACTATGTGCGGGTTATGGTGGAGGACGCCCCCGGCGTGCTGCGCGACCTTTCGGGCTGCATGGCGGCCGAGGGCATCAGCCTTGCCCAGGTCATCCAGAAAACCGACGAGGGCCACGGCGTGCCCCTGGTCTTCATGACCCACGAAACCACGGCCAAGGCCATGAGCGACGCTTTGCAGCGCACCATGGACGCGGGGCTGCTGCGCGAGCCCGCCGTGTATTTCCGCGTCTTGGGCGGCGCATAA
- a CDS encoding cation:proton antiporter, which translates to MPHETVLILTLAGGLSAALVLGILTQKLRLSPLVGYLLAGILVGPHSPGFVADAGTAAQFAEIGVILLMFGVGLHFHLSDLLAVGAIAVSGAAIQIAAATLTSMVILHFFGFSLLAGAIFGMAISVASTVVLTRVLADNHALHTRTGHVALGWLVVEDIFTILLLVLLPAVLTPGGEFWSALGLTLLKLGALTLFTLVVGQKLIPLFLGYVARTGTRDLFTLAVIALALGIAVAAAYFFDASMALGAFLAGMVVGQSEFSARAAAEALPLRDAFAVLFFVSVGMLFNPASLLTDWPLMLATLFVILVAKPLGAFIMTRLFRKPLRLCLAVSASLSQIGEFSFILAGMGISLGLFDERVNNAIIPAAMISITINPMIYRRMEDLARWLERRRPEKAERGEVCQIVPEEGTAPRVVVVGYGPVGRSCCRILRDSGLSVMVVEMNIDTVHALREKDRPVIHGDALQAEVLREAGLEKAEALLLTSTSIPARDVTPIARAVNPDVRILAHTAFVGEARVLRDLGVTAVFSGEREVALAMAEFLLRSQGAPEVYIQSELERVREKLD; encoded by the coding sequence ATGCCTCATGAAACCGTCCTCATCCTCACCCTGGCCGGCGGCCTGAGCGCCGCCCTGGTTCTGGGCATCCTGACCCAGAAGCTGCGCCTTTCGCCCCTGGTGGGCTATCTGCTGGCGGGCATTCTGGTGGGGCCGCACTCGCCGGGCTTTGTGGCCGATGCGGGCACGGCCGCCCAGTTTGCCGAAATAGGCGTGATCCTGCTTATGTTCGGCGTGGGGCTGCACTTCCACCTCAGCGACCTGTTGGCCGTGGGGGCCATTGCCGTGAGCGGCGCGGCTATCCAGATCGCCGCCGCCACCCTCACCAGCATGGTCATATTGCACTTTTTCGGCTTCTCGCTTCTGGCGGGCGCGATTTTCGGCATGGCCATCTCCGTGGCCAGCACCGTGGTGCTCACCCGCGTTCTGGCCGACAACCACGCCCTGCACACCCGCACCGGCCATGTGGCCCTGGGCTGGCTGGTGGTGGAGGATATTTTCACCATTCTGCTTCTGGTGCTCTTGCCCGCCGTGCTCACCCCCGGCGGGGAATTCTGGAGCGCCCTGGGCCTGACCCTGCTCAAGCTGGGGGCCCTGACCCTCTTCACCCTGGTGGTGGGGCAGAAGCTCATTCCCCTTTTTTTGGGCTATGTGGCCCGCACGGGCACCCGCGACCTGTTCACCCTGGCCGTCATCGCTCTGGCCCTGGGCATTGCCGTGGCCGCCGCCTACTTTTTTGACGCCAGCATGGCCCTTGGCGCGTTCCTGGCCGGCATGGTGGTGGGGCAGTCCGAGTTCAGCGCCCGCGCCGCCGCCGAGGCCCTGCCCCTGCGCGACGCTTTTGCCGTGCTCTTCTTCGTCTCTGTGGGCATGCTCTTTAACCCCGCATCCCTGCTCACGGACTGGCCCCTCATGCTGGCCACCCTGTTCGTCATCCTGGTGGCCAAGCCGCTGGGGGCTTTTATTATGACCAGGCTGTTCCGCAAGCCTTTGCGCTTGTGTCTGGCTGTTTCGGCCTCCCTTTCTCAGATCGGCGAATTCTCCTTCATCCTCGCCGGCATGGGCATCAGCCTGGGGCTCTTTGACGAGCGGGTCAACAACGCCATTATCCCGGCGGCCATGATCTCCATCACCATCAACCCCATGATCTACCGCCGCATGGAAGACCTGGCCCGCTGGCTGGAGCGCCGTCGGCCGGAGAAAGCCGAACGCGGCGAGGTCTGCCAGATCGTGCCTGAAGAGGGAACCGCCCCCCGCGTGGTGGTGGTGGGCTACGGCCCCGTGGGCCGCAGCTGCTGCCGCATCCTGCGGGATAGCGGCCTCTCCGTTATGGTCGTGGAGATGAATATCGATACCGTGCACGCCCTGCGGGAGAAGGACCGCCCCGTGATCCACGGCGACGCCCTGCAGGCCGAAGTGCTGCGCGAGGCGGGCCTGGAAAAGGCCGAGGCCCTGCTCCTGACCTCCACCAGCATCCCGGCCAGGGACGTGACGCCCATCGCCCGCGCCGTCAATCCGGACGTGCGCATCCTGGCCCATACCGCCTTTGTGGGCGAGGCCCGCGTGCTGCGCGACCTGGGCGTGACGGCCGTGTTCAGCGGCGAGCGCGAAGTGGCCCTGGCCATGGCCGAATTCTTGCTGCGCTCCCAGGGCGCGCCCGAAGTCTATATCCAGTCGGAGCTGGAGCGCGTGCGCGAAAAGCTGGACTGA
- a CDS encoding secondary thiamine-phosphate synthase enzyme YjbQ, with product MFTLECATHSRCEMRDITAEVRAFVRRMAVERGWRYGALTLFCPHTTCGLTLNEGADPDVRRDMLAFFSRLVPDAGDYRHAEGNSDAHIKTTLHGPSLLLLVEDGELCLGTWQAVYLCEGDGPRRRSLWLQWLPGARE from the coding sequence GTGTTTACCCTGGAATGCGCCACCCACAGCCGCTGCGAAATGCGCGACATTACGGCCGAAGTCCGTGCTTTTGTGCGGCGCATGGCCGTGGAGCGCGGCTGGCGCTACGGCGCGTTGACACTCTTTTGCCCGCACACCACCTGCGGCCTGACCCTCAACGAGGGGGCGGACCCGGACGTGCGCCGCGACATGCTGGCCTTTTTCAGCCGCCTTGTGCCCGATGCCGGGGACTACCGCCACGCCGAGGGCAACAGCGACGCCCACATCAAAACAACCCTGCACGGCCCTTCGCTGCTTTTACTGGTGGAGGACGGCGAGCTCTGCCTGGGCACATGGCAGGCCGTCTATCTGTGCGAAGGCGACGGCCCGCGCCGCCGCAGCCTTTGGCTGCAGTGGCTGCCGGGCGCGCGGGAGTAA
- a CDS encoding DNA polymerase IV — translation MILHLDMDAFFASVEQLDNPDLRGRPVIVGGGQRGVVSTCSYEARAFGVHSAMPMSTARRLCPQAVVLRGRYPRYAAVSRAVMAALGEFSPLVEQASVDEAYVDAAGLERLFGPLEELIARMKARVTAATGGLTCSVGAAPVKFLAKICSDIHKPDGVCILRPEDVDAFLEDLPVEKLPGVGKRGAQQLHGLGVRTVGRLRRYSPDFLERRFGQWGRVLAERAHGRDPRAVEPAREAKSESAECTFPQDTRDHELLRRALLAHAERVGASLRRHNCKGRTVTLKVKFADFRQITRSRSLPAPVNATETIFAVGAALLQALPLPQPVRLVGLGVSGFERPPAAQLALPGLPAAAPGLADPALEARRERLDAALDRLRDKFGRQAVQRGRLFQPHVGK, via the coding sequence ATGATTCTGCACCTCGACATGGACGCCTTTTTCGCTTCCGTAGAGCAGCTGGACAACCCCGACCTGCGGGGCCGCCCCGTTATCGTGGGCGGCGGGCAACGGGGCGTGGTCTCCACCTGCTCCTACGAGGCCCGCGCCTTCGGCGTGCACTCGGCCATGCCCATGAGCACGGCCCGGCGGCTCTGCCCCCAGGCCGTGGTTCTGCGCGGGCGCTACCCGCGCTATGCCGCAGTTTCCCGCGCCGTCATGGCGGCCCTGGGCGAATTCTCCCCCCTGGTGGAGCAGGCCAGCGTGGACGAGGCCTATGTGGACGCCGCGGGCCTGGAGCGGCTGTTCGGCCCCCTGGAGGAACTCATCGCCCGCATGAAGGCCCGCGTCACCGCCGCCACCGGCGGGCTGACCTGCTCCGTAGGCGCGGCCCCGGTCAAATTCCTGGCCAAAATCTGCTCGGATATCCATAAGCCCGACGGCGTCTGCATCCTCCGCCCCGAAGACGTGGACGCCTTTCTGGAAGACCTGCCCGTGGAAAAGCTCCCCGGTGTGGGCAAACGCGGCGCGCAGCAGCTGCACGGCCTGGGCGTTCGCACTGTGGGGCGGCTGCGCCGCTACAGCCCGGATTTTTTGGAGCGCCGCTTCGGCCAATGGGGCCGGGTGCTTGCCGAACGTGCCCACGGCCGCGACCCGCGCGCTGTGGAGCCCGCGCGTGAAGCCAAAAGCGAAAGCGCGGAATGCACCTTCCCCCAGGATACCCGCGACCATGAGCTGCTGCGCCGCGCCTTGCTGGCCCACGCCGAAAGGGTGGGGGCCTCCCTGCGCCGCCATAACTGCAAAGGCCGCACCGTGACGCTCAAAGTCAAATTTGCGGACTTCCGCCAGATAACCCGCTCCCGCAGCCTGCCCGCGCCCGTCAACGCCACGGAAACCATCTTTGCCGTGGGCGCGGCCTTGCTCCAGGCCCTGCCCCTGCCTCAGCCCGTGCGCCTGGTGGGCCTGGGCGTCTCCGGCTTCGAGCGGCCCCCCGCCGCGCAGCTGGCCCTGCCCGGCCTCCCCGCCGCCGCCCCCGGCCTGGCGGACCCGGCCCTGGAAGCCCGCCGCGAACGCCTGGACGCCGCCCTGGACCGCCTGCGCGATAAATTCGGCAGGCAGGCCGTGCAGCGCGGCCGCCTCTTTCAGCCTCACGTTGGCAAAA